In Kitasatospora sp. NBC_00240, the following are encoded in one genomic region:
- a CDS encoding 5'-3' exonuclease, with protein sequence MIGAVTEPRLMLLDSASLYFRAYYGVPDSLKSPAGEPVNAVRGLLDFIARLVQDHRPDQLVACMDADWRPQWRVDLVPSYKTHRLAEAGADGEEEIPDTLAPQVPVIEQVLDALGIARVGSPGYEADDVIGTLTARGTGPVQIVTGDRDLFQLVDDARPVQVLYPVKGMGNLQVTDDKLLLEKYGVRGDRYADMAALRGDPSDGLPGVKGIGEKTAAQLIHEYGDLAGIRAAALDTRSRLTPARRKNIIEGAAYLDVAPTVVRVATDAPLPDFDPALPREPLDPMTLEELSARWGLGSSLERVLGVLAG encoded by the coding sequence ATGATCGGAGCTGTGACCGAACCGCGACTGATGCTGCTGGACTCCGCCAGCCTGTACTTCCGGGCCTACTACGGCGTGCCGGACTCCCTGAAGTCCCCCGCCGGTGAGCCGGTGAACGCCGTCCGGGGGCTGCTGGACTTCATCGCCAGGCTGGTCCAGGACCACCGCCCCGACCAGTTGGTCGCCTGCATGGACGCCGACTGGCGCCCGCAGTGGCGGGTCGACCTGGTGCCCTCGTACAAGACGCACCGGCTCGCCGAGGCCGGGGCCGACGGCGAGGAGGAGATCCCGGACACGCTGGCGCCGCAGGTGCCGGTGATCGAGCAGGTGCTGGACGCGCTCGGGATCGCCCGGGTCGGCTCGCCCGGCTACGAGGCGGACGACGTGATCGGCACCCTGACCGCCCGGGGGACGGGCCCCGTGCAGATCGTCACCGGGGACCGCGACCTCTTCCAGCTGGTGGACGACGCCCGGCCGGTCCAGGTGCTCTACCCGGTCAAGGGGATGGGCAACCTGCAGGTCACCGACGACAAACTGCTGCTGGAGAAGTACGGCGTGCGCGGCGACCGGTACGCCGACATGGCCGCCCTGCGCGGGGACCCGAGCGACGGCCTGCCGGGCGTCAAGGGCATCGGCGAGAAGACCGCGGCCCAGCTCATCCACGAGTACGGCGACCTGGCGGGCATCCGCGCCGCCGCGCTCGACACCCGCTCCCGGCTCACCCCGGCCCGGCGCAAGAACATCATCGAGGGCGCGGCCTACCTGGACGTCGCCCCCACCGTCGTCCGGGTCGCCACCGACGCACCGCTGCCGGACTTCGACCCGGCCCTGCCGCGCGAGCCGCTGGACCCGATGACCCTGGAGGAGCTGTCCGCCCGCTGGGGCCTGGGCAGTTCGCTGGAGCGGGTGCTCGGCGTCCTGGCGGGCTGA
- a CDS encoding DEAD/DEAH box helicase, which yields MTSTPQRSEDEELSPAEAYAAFRRRAKEQATALYGFQQLYDFPLDDFQIQACEALEAGEGVLVAAPTGSGKTIVGEFAVHLALQGGRKCFYTTPIKALSNQKYGDLVKRYGADKVGLLTGDNTVNGDAPVVVMTTEVLRNMLYAGSQTLNGLGYVVMDEVHYLADRFRGAVWEEVIIHLPESVTLVSLSATVSNAEEFGDWLDTVRGGTKVIVSEHRPVPLWQHVMAGNRMYDLFANPDRDGRPKDAPRNPAKLVNPELVRLARSELAANPRGDRFAKGRGRSMPTGRPGRIWTPGRVDVIDRLDSEGLLPAITFIFSRAGCEAAVQQCLSSGLRLNKDSDRAQVRGIVEERCADIPDEDLHVLGYFEWLDGLERGIAAHHAGMLPRFKEVVEELFVKGLVKAVFATETLALGINMPARSVVMEKLVKWNGETHADITPGEYTQLTGRAGRRGIDIEGHAVVLWQRGLDPEALAGLAGTRTYPLKSSFRPSYNMAVNLVSQFGRHRSRELLETSFAQFQADRSVVGIAKQVQRNEEGLDGYRESMTCHLGDFDEYMSLRRSLKDRENDLAREGSGQRRAAAIESIEQLKPGDVIHVPTGKFAGLALVLDPGLPPVSRSPRTHRHPDYQDGPRPVVLTSERQVKRLAMIDFPHPVTAVDRMKIPKSFNPRSPQSRRDLASALRTKAGHLEPERFRRGRAAAADDPEITRLRTELRQHPCHGCDEREDHARWAERYHRLHRDTDLLERKMRSRTHTIARTFDRVCGLLTDLGYLEGDTVTPDGKRLGRLYGELDLLASECIREGVWKDLAAAELAACASALVYESRQADDAAAPRVPEGNAKEALGRMVRIWGHLDALEEQHRINTAEGVGQREPDLGFAWVAYRWSLGHNLDSVLRDAEMPAGDFVRWTKQLIDVLGQIQDAAGEDAKLRGTARKAVDSLRRGIIAYSSVG from the coding sequence ATGACCAGCACCCCCCAGCGTTCCGAGGACGAGGAACTCAGCCCCGCCGAGGCCTACGCGGCCTTCCGCCGGCGTGCCAAGGAGCAGGCCACCGCCCTCTACGGGTTCCAGCAGCTCTACGACTTCCCGCTGGACGACTTCCAGATCCAGGCCTGTGAGGCCCTGGAGGCCGGCGAAGGCGTCCTGGTCGCCGCGCCCACCGGCTCCGGCAAGACCATCGTCGGCGAGTTCGCCGTGCACCTGGCCCTCCAGGGCGGCCGCAAGTGCTTCTACACCACGCCGATCAAGGCCCTGTCCAACCAGAAGTACGGCGACCTGGTCAAGCGCTACGGCGCCGACAAGGTGGGCCTGCTCACCGGTGACAACACCGTCAACGGCGACGCGCCGGTGGTGGTGATGACCACCGAGGTGCTCCGCAACATGCTCTACGCGGGTTCGCAGACCCTGAACGGCCTCGGCTACGTGGTGATGGACGAGGTCCACTACCTCGCCGACCGGTTCCGCGGCGCGGTCTGGGAGGAAGTGATCATCCACCTGCCGGAGTCGGTCACCCTGGTCTCGCTGTCCGCGACGGTCTCCAACGCCGAGGAGTTCGGCGACTGGCTGGACACCGTGCGCGGCGGCACCAAGGTGATCGTCTCCGAGCACCGCCCGGTCCCGCTCTGGCAGCACGTGATGGCCGGCAACCGGATGTACGACCTGTTCGCCAACCCGGACCGCGACGGCCGCCCCAAGGACGCCCCGCGCAACCCGGCCAAGCTGGTCAACCCCGAACTCGTCCGGCTGGCCCGCTCCGAGCTGGCCGCGAACCCCCGCGGCGACCGCTTCGCCAAGGGCCGAGGCCGGTCCATGCCCACCGGCCGCCCGGGCCGGATCTGGACCCCGGGCCGGGTGGACGTCATCGACCGCCTCGACTCCGAGGGCCTGCTCCCGGCCATCACCTTCATCTTCAGCCGGGCCGGCTGCGAGGCCGCCGTCCAGCAGTGCCTCAGCTCCGGCCTGCGCCTCAACAAGGACTCCGACCGGGCCCAGGTCCGGGGCATCGTCGAGGAGCGCTGCGCCGACATCCCCGACGAGGACCTGCACGTCCTCGGCTACTTCGAGTGGCTGGACGGCCTGGAGCGCGGCATCGCCGCCCACCACGCCGGCATGCTGCCGCGGTTCAAGGAGGTGGTCGAGGAGCTGTTCGTGAAGGGCCTGGTCAAGGCCGTCTTCGCGACCGAGACGCTGGCGCTGGGCATCAACATGCCCGCCCGCTCGGTGGTGATGGAGAAGCTGGTCAAGTGGAACGGCGAGACCCACGCCGACATCACCCCCGGCGAGTACACCCAGCTCACCGGCCGGGCCGGCCGGCGCGGCATCGACATCGAGGGCCACGCCGTGGTGCTCTGGCAGCGCGGCCTGGACCCGGAGGCGCTGGCCGGCCTGGCCGGCACCCGCACCTACCCGCTGAAGTCCTCGTTCCGGCCGTCCTACAACATGGCCGTCAACCTGGTCTCCCAGTTCGGCCGGCACCGCTCGCGCGAACTGCTGGAGACGTCCTTCGCGCAGTTCCAGGCGGACCGCTCGGTGGTCGGCATCGCCAAGCAGGTCCAGCGCAACGAGGAGGGCCTGGACGGCTACCGCGAGTCGATGACCTGCCACCTCGGCGACTTCGACGAGTACATGTCGCTGCGCCGCTCGCTCAAGGACCGCGAGAACGACCTCGCCCGCGAGGGCAGCGGCCAGCGCCGGGCCGCCGCGATCGAGTCGATCGAGCAGCTCAAGCCGGGCGACGTCATCCACGTGCCGACCGGCAAGTTCGCCGGCCTCGCCCTGGTCCTCGACCCGGGCCTGCCGCCGGTCAGCCGTTCGCCGCGCACCCACCGCCACCCCGACTACCAGGACGGGCCGCGCCCGGTGGTGCTCACCTCCGAGCGGCAGGTCAAGCGGCTCGCGATGATCGACTTCCCGCACCCGGTGACGGCGGTCGACCGGATGAAGATCCCCAAGTCCTTCAACCCGCGCAGCCCGCAGTCCCGCCGGGACCTCGCCTCCGCGCTGCGGACCAAGGCCGGCCACCTGGAGCCCGAGCGGTTCCGTCGGGGCCGGGCGGCCGCCGCCGACGATCCCGAGATCACCCGGCTGCGCACCGAGCTGCGCCAGCACCCCTGCCACGGCTGCGACGAGCGCGAGGACCACGCCCGCTGGGCCGAGCGCTACCACCGCCTGCACCGGGACACCGACCTGCTGGAGCGCAAGATGCGCTCGCGCACCCACACCATCGCCCGCACCTTCGACCGGGTCTGCGGCCTGCTCACCGACCTCGGCTACCTGGAGGGCGACACCGTCACGCCGGACGGCAAGCGCCTCGGCCGGCTCTACGGCGAGCTCGACCTGCTGGCCTCCGAGTGCATCCGCGAGGGCGTCTGGAAGGACCTCGCCGCGGCCGAACTCGCCGCCTGCGCATCCGCGTTGGTGTACGAGTCCCGGCAGGCCGACGACGCCGCCGCCCCCCGGGTCCCGGAGGGTAACGCCAAGGAGGCGCTCGGCCGGATGGTCCGGATCTGGGGCCACCTGGACGCCCTGGAGGAGCAGCACCGGATCAACACCGCCGAGGGCGTCGGCCAGCGCGAGCCCGACCTCGGCTTCGCCTGGGTCGCCTACCGCTGGTCGCTCGGCCACAACCTGGACTCGGTCCTGCGGGACGCCGAGATGCCGGCCGGCGACTTCGTCCGCTGGACGAAGCAGCTGATCGACGTCCTCGGCCAGATCCAGGATGCGGCCGGCGAGGACGCCAAGCTGCGCGGCACCGCCCGCAAGGCGGTGGACAGCCTGCGCCGCGGCATCATCGCCTACTCCTCGGTGGGCTGA
- a CDS encoding metalloregulator ArsR/SmtB family transcription factor, producing the protein MAAPLYQAKAEFFRMLGHPTRIRVLELLQAGPTPVRELLADLDIEPSSLSQQLAVLRRSGIVTASREGSTVVYALAGGDVADLLRCARRILTLLLAKQGTLLAELRAAD; encoded by the coding sequence GTGGCCGCACCCCTCTACCAGGCGAAGGCCGAGTTCTTCCGGATGCTCGGCCACCCCACCCGCATCCGGGTGCTGGAACTGCTCCAGGCCGGCCCCACACCCGTCCGCGAACTGCTCGCGGACCTCGACATCGAGCCCTCCAGCCTCTCCCAGCAGCTCGCGGTGCTGCGCCGCTCCGGAATCGTGACGGCCAGCCGCGAGGGCTCGACGGTGGTGTACGCCCTGGCCGGCGGGGACGTCGCCGACCTGCTCAGGTGCGCCCGCCGGATCCTCACCCTGCTGCTGGCCAAGCAGGGCACCCTGCTCGCCGAACTGCGCGCGGCCGACTGA
- a CDS encoding HAD-IA family hydrolase translates to MTAEPFELVIFDCDGVLVDSERIAVQVDARVFADLGCAFTEAEIVERLVGSSTEAWRAAVEERLGRPLEEGWEEPYHSWYRDALDARLTVVDGITEALDALTLPSCVASNGGHGSIGRNLARTGLFERFAGRIFSAEDVPRGKPEPDLFLHAARAMGADPARCAVVEDSAYGVRAARAAGMRAFGYAGGLTPAARLAGAGTVVFDDMRKLPGLLAATA, encoded by the coding sequence ATGACTGCTGAGCCCTTCGAGCTGGTGATCTTCGACTGCGACGGCGTACTCGTCGACAGTGAACGGATAGCGGTGCAGGTGGACGCCCGGGTCTTCGCCGACCTGGGCTGCGCGTTCACCGAGGCGGAGATCGTCGAACGGCTGGTCGGCTCGTCCACCGAGGCCTGGCGGGCCGCCGTGGAGGAGCGGCTCGGCCGGCCGCTGGAGGAGGGCTGGGAGGAGCCCTACCACTCCTGGTACCGGGACGCGCTCGACGCCCGGCTCACCGTCGTGGACGGGATCACCGAGGCACTGGACGCGCTCACGCTCCCGTCCTGCGTGGCGTCCAACGGCGGGCACGGCTCGATCGGGCGCAATCTGGCCCGCACCGGGTTGTTCGAGCGGTTCGCGGGCCGGATCTTCAGCGCCGAGGACGTCCCCCGGGGCAAGCCGGAGCCCGACCTCTTCCTGCACGCGGCCCGGGCCATGGGGGCCGACCCCGCCCGCTGCGCGGTGGTGGAGGACAGCGCCTACGGGGTGCGGGCCGCCCGGGCGGCCGGGATGCGGGCCTTCGGGTACGCGGGGGGTCTGACGCCGGCCGCCCGGTTGGCGGGCGCGGGCACCGTGGTCTTCGACGACATGCGGAAGCTGCCCGGACTGCTGGCCGCGACTGCCTGA
- a CDS encoding immune inhibitor A domain-containing protein: MRRLSAILAAALTTGATAATLLGTPAQAAPPQPVPALAAAQGTEGTEAPAQPLAPQERERQSLRTKALEQLNKGAVARTSDGRAPAKVKVGNDYVQLAQQRKDKVFVILAQFGDQVDDSTLYNGQPRYGGTPGPLHNRIPQPDGSDTHTLWKSDFGRDYYQRMFFDDAPGANSMRAYYRTQSSGRYDLDGTVSDWVTVPYNEARYGSNKGPQGSGAWTQTQEFVRDATKAWYDGESAKGRSAADITAELAQYDVYDRYDHDKDGNFEEPDGYLDNVVVVHAGVDETWGGGAQGADALWAHRSWEFPDPAGQTGPAGNRIGGTPVGDTGLYVYDYVQAGENSGVGLFAHEFGHNLGLPDLYPTTGGENAVSFWSLMSSASYLGKGRNTTGEYPGDLDAWSKLQFGWLNYDEAQAGTRSSHALGVSGYNTDQAQAVLVHLPPGRTTTTLAEPYQGAAQWWSDTGDNLDASLGRTVDLTGGGGPAALDAAAWYDIEQDYDFLTVEASTDDGRTWRPLPGTVNGTPIGDTPARTPGLSGTSAGWTQLHIPLDAYLGRAARVRFHATSDGNTHGKGVLIDAVRITAGGTTLVEDGAESGGQGWTSTGFGVVNGKDAVREHPRAYLVENRRYVGYGAFLKTGPYNFGYSGVAGKAGVIDTYPYQEGVLIWLWDTGYADNNTRDHLGGGLILPVDAHPASIRFGSGSLVNGRAQSYDAPFSLRPTTAFTLHSAGVATRFAAEPAVPVFNDRTGVYSDPANPELGVKVPDTNTRIEVVRETRDGRLTTVKVGPAA, encoded by the coding sequence TTGCGCAGACTGTCCGCGATACTCGCGGCGGCGCTCACCACCGGCGCCACAGCGGCCACCCTCCTCGGCACCCCCGCCCAGGCCGCACCCCCGCAGCCCGTACCCGCCCTCGCCGCCGCCCAGGGCACCGAGGGCACCGAAGCCCCCGCCCAACCGCTCGCGCCGCAGGAGCGCGAGCGGCAGTCGCTGCGCACCAAGGCGCTGGAACAGCTCAACAAGGGCGCCGTCGCCCGCACTTCGGACGGCCGGGCGCCCGCGAAGGTCAAGGTCGGCAACGACTACGTCCAGCTCGCGCAGCAGCGCAAGGACAAAGTCTTCGTCATCCTGGCCCAGTTCGGCGACCAGGTCGACGACTCGACCCTGTACAACGGGCAGCCGCGCTACGGCGGCACGCCGGGGCCCCTGCACAACCGGATCCCGCAGCCGGACGGCAGCGACACCCACACCCTCTGGAAGAGCGACTTCGGCCGCGACTACTACCAGCGGATGTTCTTCGACGACGCGCCCGGCGCCAACTCGATGCGCGCCTACTACCGCACCCAGTCCTCGGGCCGGTACGACCTCGACGGCACCGTCAGCGACTGGGTGACCGTCCCGTACAACGAGGCCCGGTACGGCAGCAACAAGGGCCCGCAGGGCAGCGGCGCCTGGACCCAGACGCAGGAGTTCGTCCGGGACGCCACCAAGGCCTGGTACGACGGCGAGAGCGCCAAGGGCCGCAGCGCGGCGGACATCACCGCCGAACTGGCCCAGTACGACGTCTACGACCGCTACGACCACGACAAGGACGGGAACTTCGAGGAGCCGGACGGCTACCTCGACAACGTCGTGGTGGTGCACGCGGGCGTGGACGAGACCTGGGGCGGCGGCGCCCAGGGTGCGGACGCCCTGTGGGCGCACCGCAGTTGGGAGTTCCCCGACCCGGCCGGGCAGACCGGCCCGGCGGGCAACCGGATCGGCGGCACCCCGGTCGGGGACACCGGCCTGTACGTCTACGACTACGTGCAGGCGGGCGAGAACAGCGGAGTCGGCCTGTTCGCCCACGAGTTCGGCCACAACCTGGGCCTGCCGGACCTCTACCCGACCACCGGCGGCGAGAACGCCGTCAGCTTCTGGTCGCTGATGTCCTCCGCCTCCTACCTGGGCAAGGGCCGCAACACCACCGGCGAGTACCCGGGCGACCTCGACGCCTGGAGCAAGCTGCAGTTCGGCTGGCTCAACTACGACGAGGCCCAGGCCGGCACCAGGTCCAGCCACGCGCTCGGCGTCAGCGGCTACAACACCGACCAGGCGCAGGCCGTCCTGGTGCACCTGCCGCCGGGGCGGACCACCACCACGCTGGCCGAGCCCTACCAGGGCGCCGCCCAGTGGTGGAGCGACACCGGCGACAACCTGGACGCCTCCCTCGGCCGCACGGTCGACCTGACCGGCGGCGGCGGCCCGGCCGCGCTGGACGCCGCCGCCTGGTACGACATCGAGCAGGACTACGACTTCCTCACGGTCGAGGCCTCCACGGACGACGGCCGGACCTGGCGGCCGCTGCCCGGCACGGTGAACGGCACGCCCATCGGCGACACCCCCGCCCGCACCCCGGGCCTGAGCGGCACCTCGGCCGGCTGGACCCAGCTGCACATCCCGCTGGACGCCTACCTCGGCCGGGCGGCCCGGGTCCGCTTCCACGCGACCTCGGACGGCAACACCCACGGCAAGGGTGTACTGATCGACGCCGTCCGGATCACGGCGGGCGGCACCACCCTCGTCGAGGACGGCGCCGAGAGCGGCGGCCAGGGCTGGACCAGCACCGGGTTCGGCGTGGTGAACGGTAAGGACGCCGTCCGCGAGCACCCCCGCGCGTACCTGGTGGAGAACCGCCGCTACGTCGGCTACGGCGCCTTCCTGAAGACCGGCCCGTACAACTTCGGGTACTCCGGCGTGGCCGGCAAGGCCGGCGTGATCGACACCTACCCGTACCAGGAGGGGGTGCTGATCTGGCTCTGGGACACCGGCTACGCGGACAACAACACCAGGGACCACCTGGGCGGCGGGCTGATCCTGCCGGTCGACGCGCACCCCGCGTCGATCCGCTTCGGCAGCGGCAGCCTGGTCAACGGCCGCGCGCAGAGCTACGACGCGCCGTTCTCGCTGAGGCCCACCACGGCCTTCACACTGCACAGCGCGGGTGTGGCCACCAGGTTCGCCGCCGAGCCCGCGGTGCCGGTCTTCAACGACCGCACCGGCGTGTACAGCGACCCGGCCAACCCGGAGCTCGGCGTCAAGGTGCCGGACACCAACACCAGGATCGAGGTCGTCCGCGAGACCCGCGACGGCCGGCTGACCACCGTGAAGGTCGGCCCGGCCGCCTGA
- a CDS encoding TetR/AcrR family transcriptional regulator — MTETGGLRTLKKERTRQALADVAISLFLAKGFEQVSVAEIAAAAEVSKPTLFRYFASKEDLVLHRFADHLGEAARVVLARPAGQPPLTALRRHFLDRLAEQDPATGHCDHPDVLAFQRLVYETRSLSSHLRDFLAADTEALAEALAGAVTGRGELAPRLIAAQYVAVRQELTWHNWTRLAPGVTADEAYPQAVAEAELAFGLLGTGAAGLGYGPG; from the coding sequence ATGACTGAGACCGGAGGTCTGCGGACCCTGAAGAAGGAACGCACCCGTCAGGCCCTCGCCGACGTTGCGATCTCGCTGTTCCTCGCCAAGGGCTTCGAGCAGGTCTCGGTCGCCGAGATCGCCGCCGCGGCCGAGGTGTCCAAGCCGACGCTGTTCCGCTACTTCGCCAGCAAGGAGGACCTGGTCCTGCACCGCTTCGCCGACCACCTCGGCGAAGCCGCCCGGGTGGTGCTCGCCCGGCCGGCCGGGCAGCCGCCGCTGACGGCGCTGCGCCGGCACTTCCTCGACCGGCTGGCCGAGCAGGACCCGGCGACCGGCCACTGCGACCACCCCGACGTGCTCGCCTTCCAGCGGCTGGTCTACGAGACCCGCAGTCTCAGCTCCCACCTGCGCGACTTCCTCGCCGCCGACACCGAGGCGCTGGCCGAGGCCCTCGCCGGCGCCGTCACCGGCCGGGGCGAGCTGGCGCCACGCCTGATCGCCGCCCAGTACGTCGCCGTGCGCCAGGAACTCACCTGGCACAACTGGACCAGGCTCGCACCCGGCGTCACCGCCGACGAGGCCTACCCGCAGGCCGTCGCCGAGGCGGAGCTGGCCTTCGGCCTGCTCGGCACCGGCGCCGCCGGCCTCGGGTACGGCCCCGGCTGA
- a CDS encoding FAD-dependent monooxygenase, producing the protein MTAVLIVGAGPTGLTLACSLARQGVGVRVIDKSPAHHRISRGKALNPRSLEVLADLGLGERLAAAGRTGLVFRKYFAGEHVSDTDPSADVVPSPEARYGTALSIPQWRTEELLRERLAEYGVTVETGAELARFTQDEHGVRADLADGRRVTADYLVGCDGARSNVRHQLGVAFEGSTDEDRTMFCGDVEVEGDLDPTVWHQWFDQDGAVLLCPFEGTPVWQLQATPELGPDGRPVPPTLEGFQRLFDRFARMPGVRLRNASWLSTWRSNVRLAESYRAGRVFLAGDAAHVHPFAGGLGMNTGIQDAWNLGWKLARVLAGRAGDALLDSYQEERLPVAAVALDLSTTALAKVMEAVRVPGVGVEAVATPDLRGLGIHYRWSSLSGGAPDATGDGPRPGDRAPDAPGHRPGGAPVRLYELFAGGRFTLLGFGPNARAALAGRGPEVRAVAVDATQDGPAAPEGADVLLDTDGHARRAYGITGDALVLVRPDHHVALVAPADGGSLIREYLAGLGR; encoded by the coding sequence ATGACCGCCGTACTGATCGTGGGCGCCGGCCCGACCGGACTCACCCTCGCCTGCAGCCTCGCCCGCCAGGGCGTCGGCGTCCGCGTGATCGACAAGTCCCCCGCCCACCACCGGATCTCACGCGGCAAGGCACTCAACCCGCGCAGCCTGGAGGTGCTCGCCGACCTGGGGCTCGGCGAGCGGCTGGCCGCCGCCGGCCGCACCGGGCTGGTGTTCCGCAAGTACTTCGCCGGGGAGCACGTCTCCGACACCGACCCCTCCGCCGATGTGGTCCCGAGCCCGGAGGCCCGGTACGGGACCGCGCTGTCCATCCCGCAGTGGCGGACCGAGGAGCTGCTGCGCGAGCGCCTGGCCGAGTACGGCGTGACCGTCGAGACCGGGGCCGAGCTGGCCCGGTTCACCCAGGACGAGCACGGGGTACGGGCCGACCTCGCCGACGGCCGGCGGGTCACGGCCGACTACCTGGTCGGCTGCGACGGCGCCCGCAGCAACGTCCGGCACCAGCTCGGGGTGGCCTTCGAGGGCAGCACCGACGAGGACCGGACGATGTTCTGCGGGGACGTCGAGGTCGAGGGCGACCTCGACCCGACCGTCTGGCACCAGTGGTTCGACCAGGACGGGGCCGTCCTGCTCTGCCCGTTCGAGGGCACGCCGGTGTGGCAGCTCCAGGCCACCCCCGAACTCGGCCCCGACGGCCGCCCGGTGCCGCCCACCCTGGAGGGCTTCCAGCGGCTGTTCGACCGCTTCGCCCGGATGCCCGGCGTTCGGCTGCGCAACGCCAGCTGGCTCTCCACCTGGCGGTCCAACGTCCGGCTCGCCGAGAGCTACCGCGCCGGACGGGTGTTCCTGGCCGGCGACGCCGCCCATGTGCACCCGTTCGCGGGCGGGCTGGGGATGAACACCGGTATCCAGGACGCCTGGAACCTCGGCTGGAAGCTCGCCCGCGTGCTGGCCGGCCGGGCCGGCGACGCCCTGCTCGACAGTTACCAGGAGGAGCGGCTCCCGGTCGCCGCGGTGGCACTGGACCTGAGCACCACCGCGCTGGCCAAGGTGATGGAGGCCGTCCGGGTGCCCGGGGTGGGCGTGGAGGCCGTCGCCACCCCGGACCTGCGCGGCCTGGGCATCCACTACCGGTGGAGCAGCCTGTCCGGCGGGGCCCCGGACGCCACCGGCGACGGACCGCGCCCCGGGGACCGCGCCCCGGACGCCCCCGGCCACCGGCCCGGCGGCGCGCCCGTCCGGCTGTACGAGCTGTTCGCCGGGGGCCGGTTCACCCTGCTCGGCTTCGGCCCCAACGCCCGGGCCGCGCTGGCCGGGCGGGGCCCGGAGGTGCGCGCGGTCGCGGTCGACGCGACCCAGGACGGCCCGGCCGCTCCGGAGGGAGCGGACGTTCTGCTGGACACCGACGGCCACGCCCGGCGCGCGTACGGGATCACCGGGGACGCGCTGGTGCTGGTCCGCCCCGACCACCATGTCGCGCTGGTTGCACCGGCCGACGGCGGGTCGCTGATCCGCGAGTACCTGGCGGGGCTCGGGCGGTGA